The following proteins are co-located in the Lacticaseibacillus paracasei subsp. paracasei genome:
- a CDS encoding DUF5590 domain-containing protein, which translates to MRHRRFDWVKFFVITGLIVLIIGAIGVYAKSLSPYQQLRGQAEKIATNRANLKTINGFWWYNRDKSYLTVAGNTKKNQAVYVVIQEKTGKVNILNQKSGITRQQALQQINQSASPKKILNASLGKRGSEFVWDIGYLSKSGKLNYVTYSFRSGEQLNAIKNL; encoded by the coding sequence ATGCGTCATCGTCGATTTGACTGGGTTAAGTTCTTTGTGATTACTGGATTGATTGTTTTAATTATTGGTGCCATTGGCGTCTACGCGAAAAGCCTCTCACCTTATCAACAACTACGTGGGCAAGCTGAGAAAATCGCGACAAACCGCGCAAATCTGAAAACGATTAACGGTTTTTGGTGGTATAACCGCGACAAAAGTTATCTGACTGTTGCGGGTAATACCAAGAAAAATCAAGCCGTGTACGTTGTGATTCAAGAAAAAACGGGCAAAGTCAATATTTTAAACCAGAAATCTGGCATCACTCGGCAGCAAGCGTTGCAGCAAATTAATCAAAGTGCTTCGCCAAAGAAAATCTTGAATGCTTCATTAGGAAAACGTGGGTCAGAATTCGTTTGGGATATTGGCTATCTGTCAAAGTCTGGTAAACTAAACTACGTGACGTACAGTTTTCGCAGTGGCGAACAGCTGAACGCGATCAAAAACTTATAA
- a CDS encoding helicase C-terminal domain-containing protein has translation MNAETIFAVVDLETTGTSVKDGDRMIQFGCALMQHGKIIQTISQLVNPDRSVPVAIQRLTGLDPNRLVAAPYFEEIAKTLHQLLTDTVFVAHNVNFDYPFLNAEFERVGLPKLQLAAIDTVELAQILLPEISSFRLPDLTSYLQIEHDNPHQADSDAISTAKLLRQLAARFQALPSPTQQALVARGSGLLRETGNYLKAIAKPLKPLKRGFVQVGPLVLRRVPTATQETFASAAYPATDLEKRHLLQPRYRFRKAQARMMDAVFAHAQEGGPQPLFIEAGTGLGKTLGYLLPYAYVATAEHKLVVATSTLVLQSQLIQTAIPTLAAVLGRDLPAVEVKSPQHYIDLNKFAASLHQESPSRQTQLLQMKLLVWLTQTTTGDLDELHLTTYRAPLFMQIRHTGDSGTPFINPYYTLDFYRRLRASIDRAAIVVTNHAFLSRHADLLDLEAPFLVVDEAQHFADNTAAAFAQRIDLAQIRRQLRHLWRLSDPDEDRSLVNVYQNDRQMLPVLAQLNALTTTAQETIEILQHQIYRHFFNGKTTADQGFVSLSLDQAAINWLVTSQTDNIKTLIKVIGRIQVIATKLDADFNGRQHFFLKSDGQRFQALAALTVTLIDQRDRLKLLLARLPELVAGQTAVASLTLRQMHDVSSLGLSWDIFQVGSAIQQLLQRFTAPVFVGATLTTDRSFDFLTAQLGYHDLPETAFLKLRSPFHYRDQAKVLVATDAPAAGAVSAEAYADYLAAAIELLADNRHQTIVLFNSLATIAAVYQRLAHRPIADHKELLAQGVTGSAEKIAKRFAVGDQSLLLGAASFFEGIDYPDRLLEMVILTRLPFDAPEAAITKARYERLQAAGRDPFTEDALPRATLRLRQSFGRLIRTETDRGIFVVLDPRFITTRYGRKMQKSLPNIKPMTLPLTDMPGYIKMWLDRA, from the coding sequence ATGAATGCTGAGACCATTTTTGCTGTGGTCGATTTAGAAACAACTGGGACCAGCGTCAAAGACGGCGACCGGATGATCCAGTTTGGATGTGCCTTAATGCAGCACGGCAAAATTATCCAGACAATTTCTCAGTTGGTGAATCCGGATCGGTCGGTACCAGTGGCAATTCAGCGACTAACCGGCTTGGATCCCAATCGATTAGTCGCGGCCCCTTATTTTGAAGAAATCGCCAAAACGTTGCATCAGCTGTTGACTGATACGGTTTTTGTAGCGCACAACGTTAATTTCGATTATCCTTTTTTAAATGCGGAATTTGAGCGAGTGGGGCTGCCAAAGCTGCAATTAGCTGCGATCGACACGGTTGAATTGGCGCAAATTTTATTGCCTGAGATTAGCAGTTTTCGCTTGCCTGATTTAACAAGTTACTTACAAATTGAGCACGATAACCCGCATCAAGCCGATAGTGACGCGATTAGCACAGCTAAGTTGTTGCGCCAGCTGGCGGCTCGCTTTCAGGCCTTGCCCAGTCCGACGCAACAGGCGTTGGTTGCGCGCGGCAGTGGCTTGTTGCGGGAAACCGGCAATTATTTGAAGGCAATTGCTAAACCGTTGAAACCGTTAAAACGCGGGTTTGTTCAAGTTGGCCCGTTGGTCTTGCGCCGAGTGCCGACAGCAACTCAGGAGACGTTTGCGTCAGCAGCTTATCCGGCAACGGATCTTGAAAAACGGCACTTGCTCCAACCGCGCTATCGCTTCCGCAAGGCCCAGGCGCGGATGATGGATGCGGTTTTTGCACATGCACAAGAGGGTGGTCCCCAGCCACTTTTCATTGAGGCAGGAACCGGTCTTGGCAAAACGCTTGGATATTTGCTGCCTTATGCTTATGTAGCAACCGCCGAACATAAGTTAGTGGTTGCGACATCAACGCTTGTTTTGCAAAGCCAACTAATTCAGACGGCCATTCCGACTTTAGCCGCTGTTTTAGGCAGAGACTTGCCAGCAGTCGAGGTTAAAAGTCCGCAACATTATATTGATCTCAACAAGTTCGCGGCTAGTTTGCATCAAGAATCACCAAGTCGGCAAACGCAGCTATTGCAAATGAAATTGCTGGTTTGGTTGACACAAACAACCACAGGCGACCTCGATGAGTTGCACTTAACAACTTATCGGGCACCATTGTTCATGCAAATTCGGCATACTGGTGATTCAGGCACACCATTTATCAACCCGTATTACACACTTGATTTTTATCGGCGGCTGCGTGCTTCCATTGATCGGGCGGCTATCGTGGTTACGAATCACGCTTTTCTGTCACGCCACGCTGATTTGTTGGACCTTGAGGCGCCATTTCTGGTCGTTGACGAAGCGCAACATTTTGCTGATAATACCGCCGCTGCCTTTGCGCAACGGATCGACTTAGCGCAGATTCGGCGGCAGTTGCGACATTTGTGGCGATTGAGTGATCCCGATGAAGATCGCTCATTGGTTAACGTCTATCAAAATGATCGGCAGATGCTGCCTGTGTTGGCGCAACTTAACGCTCTAACAACAACGGCCCAAGAAACGATTGAAATCCTGCAGCACCAAATATATCGGCATTTCTTTAACGGCAAGACAACGGCTGATCAAGGGTTTGTGAGTCTGAGCTTGGATCAAGCTGCTATTAATTGGTTAGTCACGTCCCAAACAGACAATATTAAGACATTGATCAAAGTCATTGGTCGCATTCAGGTCATTGCGACTAAACTAGATGCAGATTTCAATGGCCGGCAACATTTCTTTTTGAAAAGTGACGGTCAACGATTTCAAGCCTTAGCCGCGTTGACAGTCACCCTGATCGATCAACGTGACCGCTTGAAATTACTGTTAGCGCGCTTGCCAGAACTGGTTGCCGGCCAAACTGCCGTAGCTTCTTTGACGTTGCGGCAAATGCATGATGTTAGCAGTCTTGGCCTAAGTTGGGACATTTTTCAGGTTGGATCAGCCATTCAGCAGTTGCTACAGCGGTTTACGGCACCGGTGTTTGTCGGGGCGACTTTAACCACTGACCGTTCGTTTGACTTTTTAACCGCTCAGCTTGGTTACCATGACTTACCAGAGACAGCTTTTCTAAAGTTACGCAGTCCTTTTCATTATCGTGATCAGGCAAAAGTACTTGTCGCCACGGACGCTCCTGCGGCTGGTGCGGTGAGTGCAGAAGCCTATGCCGATTATCTTGCCGCGGCGATTGAGTTGTTGGCTGATAACCGACACCAAACGATTGTATTGTTCAATTCACTGGCGACCATTGCCGCGGTTTACCAACGCCTTGCTCATCGACCGATTGCCGATCATAAAGAGTTATTGGCTCAGGGGGTGACTGGTTCGGCGGAAAAGATCGCCAAGCGTTTTGCGGTCGGTGATCAAAGTTTATTGCTCGGTGCCGCAAGCTTCTTTGAGGGGATTGATTATCCGGATCGGTTGCTCGAAATGGTGATCTTGACCCGGTTGCCGTTCGATGCGCCCGAAGCCGCTATCACCAAAGCTCGATACGAACGACTTCAGGCAGCAGGCCGCGATCCATTTACTGAGGATGCTTTGCCACGCGCAACCTTGCGATTACGCCAGAGTTTTGGGCGCCTGATCCGAACCGAAACCGATCGTGGTATCTTCGTTGTCCTCGACCCCCGATTCATCACCACACGCTACGGTCGAAAAATGCAGAAATCCTTACCAAATATTAAGCCAATGACGTTGCCACTAACTGACATGCCGGGGTACATTAAGATGTGGCTAGACAGAGCGTGA
- the addA gene encoding helicase-exonuclease AddAB subunit AddA: MTQFTTSQQAAITHDGHDVLVSASAGSGKTTVLVERIIQKILKQHADITRMLIVTFTRAATAEMRTKIQTALKKALTERRHELSGEDRRHLANQIAMVNAAKISTLDAFSLQIVQTYYYVIDLDPGFRLLTDETERYMLQERVWDDLREQLYASDEAPAFEQLTANFSGDRDDSGLQDLMFELIRQAGATTDPKAYLEGLATPYAPEKWEATFSQQIWPRVKGQLLQIATSLTQASALANQLPNPIWYQQIQADLAPLQTLLETNAPTYDTVRSVLISHEFAAWSRISKGLDDADKDTKNAAKDLRDAAKKTWQNKLAPTFALAAEQIGDLLREAQPLVATLANVALKFEDALTAEKAARHVQDYSDIAHNALRILQQKDPQTGAPIADNYRASFDEVMVDEYQDISPLQEALLAAVSTTTPGDRFMVGDVKQSIYGFRLADPQLFIHKYQTFQDAPTDPAAPERIILAENFRSTKNVLAFTNLIFSQIMDPEVGDLSYDNAAALKYGALDYGDAHPAVKVLLYSKATSDEDSSDASELPGDADDNEPVDIATGQTQLVLAEIQRLINDPDAQLWDRQAQEYRRIHYRDITLLTRQTSQNSLIQTQFAAAGVPLFVADTKNFFKTTELMVMLALLKVIDNQKQDIPLVAVLRSPIVGLSADQLALIRLAAKQVPYYDAVTAFLQAEPKTPLAQRTHDMLTHFFNQLSHFRDLARENDLVTLLWAIYQDTGFLDYVGGTPGGSQRQANLQALIDRARTYEAGGFKGLFAFIHFITLMQKQDQDLAMPAQVDPDNDAVKLMTIHKSKGLEFPVVFLMQANKHFNMRDQTGTAILTKQGIGIKWLDPETRVEYELPQYQAAKAARQNQTLAEEMRLLYVALTRAQQRLYVVGATMSGNQLTSADKTVEKWAAAAEGEARVLAPQVRSGATSYLDWIGPALIRHPQARGLAETTIKPALVGDETEFTIEIDVNPQVTPTATPEKVSDDSGTMVDLSAWFKKAYPFQAATTTTGFQSVSEIKRAFDDPDTIDLVNADRFLGPKPPMRDLTAPAFLTETPSGISPAAIGTATHLLLQLVDLAKPITMASLRALRDQLTTTQVIAVDVAKHIDLTALIRFFETDLGRLLLAKPQQVHREVPFSMLLPADQVFEALADDPGEDVLIHGIIDGYVSDEQGVTLFDYKTDHNPNTAVLVDRYRGQLNLYAQALQDLQPKPVLHRYLVFLRTGTVVDLVASGAGK, translated from the coding sequence ATGACCCAATTTACAACCTCTCAACAAGCAGCGATTACCCACGACGGGCATGACGTGCTGGTTTCCGCCTCTGCTGGTAGCGGGAAAACCACCGTGTTGGTTGAGCGAATTATTCAAAAGATTCTCAAACAGCATGCCGACATTACCCGGATGTTGATCGTGACATTTACTCGTGCGGCAACAGCCGAAATGCGAACCAAGATTCAGACGGCTTTGAAGAAGGCACTCACCGAGCGACGACATGAGCTTAGTGGTGAGGATCGGCGTCATCTTGCCAATCAAATTGCCATGGTTAATGCGGCTAAAATCAGTACGCTGGATGCCTTTAGTTTGCAAATTGTCCAAACTTACTACTATGTCATTGATCTTGATCCCGGTTTTCGGTTGCTTACGGATGAAACTGAACGCTACATGCTGCAAGAGCGCGTTTGGGACGATTTGCGTGAACAATTATATGCCAGTGACGAAGCACCTGCGTTTGAACAACTCACGGCTAATTTTAGCGGGGATCGAGATGATAGCGGTTTGCAAGACTTGATGTTTGAGTTGATCCGCCAAGCCGGTGCGACAACTGATCCCAAGGCCTATTTGGAAGGATTGGCAACGCCGTATGCACCGGAAAAATGGGAAGCGACCTTTAGCCAACAAATCTGGCCGCGAGTTAAAGGCCAATTGCTGCAAATAGCCACCAGTTTGACTCAGGCGTCAGCGTTAGCCAATCAACTGCCAAACCCAATTTGGTATCAGCAAATTCAGGCTGATCTTGCCCCATTGCAAACACTATTAGAAACAAATGCACCCACATACGATACAGTCCGCAGTGTCTTGATTTCCCATGAATTTGCTGCTTGGTCGCGCATCAGTAAAGGACTGGATGACGCAGATAAGGACACTAAAAACGCGGCAAAAGATCTACGTGATGCTGCAAAGAAAACTTGGCAGAACAAACTGGCACCAACTTTTGCCTTAGCTGCTGAGCAAATTGGCGATTTGTTGCGGGAAGCTCAACCTTTAGTGGCCACATTAGCTAATGTGGCCTTAAAGTTCGAAGACGCGTTGACCGCTGAAAAGGCCGCTCGGCATGTTCAAGACTATAGTGATATTGCGCATAATGCTTTACGCATTTTGCAACAAAAAGATCCACAAACCGGTGCACCAATTGCCGATAACTATCGCGCGAGTTTCGATGAAGTGATGGTGGATGAGTATCAGGACATTAGTCCGTTGCAGGAGGCTTTACTTGCCGCTGTCAGCACCACTACGCCAGGTGATCGATTCATGGTCGGGGATGTCAAACAGAGTATTTACGGCTTCCGACTGGCCGATCCGCAACTATTTATTCATAAATACCAAACATTTCAAGATGCACCGACCGATCCCGCCGCGCCAGAACGGATTATTTTAGCTGAGAATTTTCGTTCGACCAAAAATGTGTTGGCGTTTACCAATCTGATTTTCAGTCAAATCATGGATCCGGAAGTTGGCGATTTGAGCTATGACAACGCAGCGGCTTTAAAGTATGGTGCGCTTGATTACGGTGATGCGCATCCGGCAGTGAAAGTGTTGTTGTATAGCAAAGCAACATCTGATGAAGATTCTTCTGATGCAAGTGAGTTACCGGGAGATGCTGATGATAACGAGCCAGTGGACATTGCGACTGGCCAAACGCAGCTAGTCTTGGCCGAAATTCAGCGATTAATCAACGATCCCGATGCGCAACTATGGGATCGTCAGGCGCAGGAGTATCGGCGCATCCACTATCGCGATATCACATTACTGACGCGTCAAACCAGTCAAAACAGTCTGATTCAAACACAGTTTGCTGCAGCAGGAGTCCCATTGTTTGTGGCCGATACCAAGAATTTTTTCAAAACGACTGAATTGATGGTTATGCTGGCGCTTTTAAAAGTGATTGATAACCAAAAACAAGATATTCCGTTAGTGGCTGTGTTGCGTTCGCCGATTGTTGGTTTGTCAGCTGATCAGTTGGCACTGATTCGTTTAGCGGCAAAACAGGTGCCATATTATGATGCCGTGACAGCATTTCTACAAGCCGAACCAAAAACGCCACTTGCTCAGCGGACGCATGACATGCTGACGCACTTCTTCAACCAGCTCAGCCATTTTCGCGACTTGGCCCGAGAAAATGACTTGGTCACTTTGTTGTGGGCTATCTATCAGGATACCGGATTTCTTGACTATGTTGGCGGCACCCCAGGGGGCAGTCAGCGACAGGCAAATCTCCAAGCCTTGATTGATCGAGCCCGCACTTATGAAGCGGGTGGCTTCAAAGGGTTATTTGCCTTTATTCACTTTATTACTTTGATGCAGAAGCAGGATCAAGATTTGGCAATGCCTGCCCAAGTCGATCCAGATAATGATGCGGTGAAGTTGATGACCATTCACAAAAGCAAGGGTTTGGAATTCCCGGTTGTCTTTTTGATGCAGGCAAACAAACATTTTAATATGCGCGATCAAACCGGCACTGCCATTTTGACAAAACAAGGTATCGGTATTAAATGGCTAGATCCTGAAACTCGCGTTGAATATGAATTACCCCAGTATCAAGCTGCCAAAGCTGCACGGCAAAATCAGACCTTGGCTGAAGAGATGCGGTTGTTGTATGTTGCTCTGACGCGTGCGCAACAGCGACTTTACGTGGTTGGCGCAACGATGAGTGGCAATCAGCTGACGTCTGCTGATAAAACGGTCGAAAAATGGGCTGCGGCGGCGGAAGGTGAAGCGCGTGTTTTGGCGCCGCAAGTCCGCAGTGGGGCAACGAGCTATCTCGACTGGATCGGACCGGCCTTGATCAGACATCCACAGGCCCGTGGGTTAGCCGAAACAACTATCAAACCTGCGCTCGTCGGTGATGAAACGGAGTTTACAATTGAAATTGACGTGAATCCGCAAGTCACACCGACTGCAACTCCGGAAAAAGTTTCTGACGATTCAGGAACAATGGTCGACTTATCTGCGTGGTTTAAAAAGGCCTATCCTTTCCAAGCAGCAACAACTACGACAGGTTTTCAAAGTGTTTCAGAAATTAAACGCGCATTTGATGATCCAGATACCATTGATCTGGTCAATGCAGATCGTTTCCTCGGTCCCAAGCCACCGATGCGGGATTTAACGGCGCCAGCGTTTCTGACCGAAACCCCTAGTGGCATCAGCCCAGCAGCTATTGGGACGGCAACGCATCTATTGCTGCAGCTAGTGGATCTCGCCAAGCCGATCACCATGGCCAGCTTGAGGGCTTTGCGCGATCAATTGACCACCACGCAGGTCATTGCGGTCGATGTGGCAAAGCACATTGATTTGACGGCACTTATTCGCTTCTTTGAAACTGATTTAGGTCGGTTGTTATTGGCTAAGCCGCAGCAGGTTCATCGTGAAGTTCCGTTTTCCATGCTGCTGCCTGCTGACCAAGTTTTTGAAGCATTGGCCGATGACCCAGGCGAGGACGTCTTGATTCACGGGATTATTGATGGATACGTGAGTGATGAACAAGGCGTCACGCTGTTTGACTACAAAACTGATCATAACCCGAACACGGCCGTTTTAGTGGATCGTTATCGTGGACAGTTAAACTTATATGCACAAGCTTTGCAGGATTTACAACCCAAACCGGTGCTGCATCGCTATCTGGTCTTTTTGCGCACCGGAACCGTTGTCGATCTGGTAGCATCAGGTGCTGGTAAATAG
- a CDS encoding PD-(D/E)XK nuclease family protein, whose protein sequence is MGLQFILGDATTDHAGTMATMVQANLQADSQNQIFYLVPNHIKFEAEVDLLKRLRAQAASVNGVYAQNRVQVLSFSRLAWYFLKNTALYQQPRLDRASNTMLVAKILGESKEELTIYAGEAHNTGFVTQLADQLSELVTGRITAEDLNTTVAALTPGDRHRAKLRDLGIILDHYEAEIGPYATNASLLSGLQQVMRNQDLSHTFIYLNDFNVFSASETGLVETMIETAAEVTVSLVLDKPYPAAPPVAPNLFLPAGRLYHRLYQKAKTMKVPIRLDRFAKPRPLSEGMKHLADWWQTSTNLQPQAPAQTAQNKEVELAVATDPYHELRTVARQIYQAVRQGARYRDFLILARRLDPYAAVIPAIFEEFNIPQFTDLERPMKDHPLVVLIESLFAIQDHDYQYQDVMRLLHTELLLPENMDIAAFRDALDTTDNHLVRTGITGKKRWTQTDPWRYFQRNPNADDSQLDPEADKTAQINAIKTLVADTVPQLLRQWQTAKTGREAAASLYQWLQTTGVIDQLNVWRQTANADGDLSRSQANEQAWDTFTQLLNDYATILGEADFNRDQFRELLAAGFASATYTQIPSTLDSVVISETGLVRLAKAKHVYVIGATNTAMPDVPNDSGVLNSEERQLLAAQLPDDRFLPEQGPTTTLGDPFINYLGFMAASEKLTLSYPMQNTQESSENQASPYFRQLAQALQLTPATWAPAGLGTSLKAVLGSQRAMLSDFVRAAGEAQHQKLPLSRSWQGVLASLKQTTLAPLAQKLAGSLTYQNDPGRLDPTLAVQLYGRDMNVSVSRLETYYRNQFEYFLKYGLLLQPRPEFELSPADTGSLFHAVLDQYLTQLRDAGQTLADVTAADVAAAVPPLVAAITKRPGYEILGSTHRMAYLTSRLSRLLIQVLTNMRQQQRRTGFRPMRTELQFGRIGDTRGLPGLSWPLPHGGRVNVRGKIDRLDVYRESDAQRFMVVDYKSTQHRFDDSDAYYGIALQMLTYVEAMANVPADPPFVPAGALYFHLQDPKFKFSTDLDLDIDRLKAFKYLGFLVAKDGADLAAVDKTISAETGGRSMMVPLGFKKDGAFNYNQSNILTPEDLSAYLLHNQALIIDAASRILAGDIALAPFQYGQESTVISNSDYQSIMLFDPATGFDHYNHVPKLKRKEVLGRVTTDPTQIPHHRQEDSQA, encoded by the coding sequence ATGGGGCTGCAATTCATTTTAGGAGACGCAACAACGGACCACGCTGGCACGATGGCGACAATGGTCCAAGCTAATCTGCAAGCCGATTCACAAAACCAAATTTTTTATTTAGTCCCTAATCATATCAAATTTGAAGCCGAAGTCGACTTGTTGAAACGGTTGCGGGCACAAGCAGCATCCGTCAATGGTGTATATGCGCAAAATCGAGTGCAGGTGCTGTCTTTCTCCAGACTTGCCTGGTATTTCCTTAAAAACACTGCGCTTTATCAACAGCCACGACTTGATCGGGCCAGTAACACGATGTTGGTCGCAAAGATACTCGGTGAAAGCAAGGAAGAATTAACGATTTATGCTGGCGAAGCGCATAACACTGGGTTTGTGACACAACTGGCGGATCAATTAAGCGAATTAGTGACCGGTCGTATCACAGCAGAAGATCTGAATACGACAGTAGCCGCTTTAACACCAGGCGATCGGCACCGTGCTAAATTGCGAGATCTGGGGATCATTCTGGATCATTATGAAGCGGAAATCGGCCCTTATGCCACTAATGCCAGCCTACTAAGTGGGTTGCAACAGGTGATGCGCAATCAGGACCTGAGCCACACATTCATTTATCTCAATGACTTCAACGTCTTTTCAGCTTCAGAGACTGGATTGGTCGAAACAATGATTGAAACGGCTGCTGAGGTGACCGTTAGTTTAGTGCTGGACAAGCCATATCCGGCTGCGCCGCCAGTGGCACCTAATTTATTCTTACCTGCAGGCCGGTTGTATCACCGCCTTTATCAAAAAGCCAAAACGATGAAAGTACCGATCCGGCTAGATCGTTTTGCTAAACCGCGTCCGCTAAGCGAAGGCATGAAGCACCTTGCTGATTGGTGGCAAACGAGTACCAATTTACAACCACAGGCGCCTGCACAGACAGCACAGAACAAAGAAGTTGAGTTGGCAGTGGCGACTGATCCATATCATGAATTACGGACGGTTGCCCGTCAAATCTATCAAGCCGTCCGGCAAGGTGCACGTTACCGCGATTTTCTGATTTTAGCCCGTCGCTTGGATCCATACGCAGCGGTGATTCCGGCCATCTTTGAAGAATTCAACATCCCTCAATTTACTGATCTCGAACGGCCAATGAAGGATCATCCGCTAGTCGTACTCATTGAAAGTCTTTTTGCCATACAAGACCACGATTATCAATATCAGGATGTCATGCGCCTTTTGCATACCGAGTTGTTACTACCTGAGAATATGGATATCGCGGCTTTTCGTGATGCTTTAGACACAACAGATAACCATCTTGTTCGCACTGGCATTACCGGCAAAAAACGGTGGACACAGACCGACCCATGGCGCTATTTTCAGCGCAATCCTAACGCTGACGATTCGCAACTTGATCCCGAGGCAGATAAAACTGCCCAGATTAATGCAATCAAGACTTTGGTTGCGGACACGGTTCCGCAATTGCTGCGTCAATGGCAGACTGCCAAAACTGGTCGCGAAGCCGCGGCCAGCTTATATCAATGGCTGCAAACGACTGGTGTGATTGATCAGCTGAATGTGTGGCGACAAACCGCTAACGCTGACGGTGATTTAAGTCGCAGTCAAGCCAACGAGCAGGCTTGGGATACCTTCACCCAATTGTTAAATGACTATGCGACCATTTTAGGAGAAGCTGACTTCAATCGTGATCAGTTTCGAGAACTGTTGGCGGCCGGCTTTGCTAGTGCCACCTACACGCAGATTCCGTCGACGCTGGACTCGGTGGTTATTTCCGAAACGGGTTTGGTTCGTTTGGCCAAGGCAAAACACGTTTACGTGATTGGCGCAACAAACACCGCGATGCCTGATGTGCCTAACGATAGTGGTGTCTTAAATAGCGAAGAGCGGCAACTGTTGGCGGCTCAGCTTCCAGATGACCGTTTTTTACCTGAACAAGGTCCGACCACAACCTTAGGCGATCCTTTTATCAATTATCTTGGATTTATGGCAGCTTCTGAAAAACTGACACTTAGTTACCCCATGCAAAACACGCAGGAAAGCAGTGAAAATCAAGCCTCGCCGTACTTTAGACAACTAGCCCAAGCACTGCAATTAACGCCTGCTACTTGGGCACCGGCTGGGTTGGGGACATCTCTAAAAGCAGTTCTGGGTAGTCAGCGGGCCATGCTCAGTGATTTTGTTCGCGCGGCTGGTGAAGCTCAGCATCAGAAATTGCCTTTGAGTCGAAGTTGGCAAGGCGTTTTGGCCAGTCTCAAACAAACCACACTGGCACCGTTAGCTCAGAAGCTAGCAGGCAGTTTGACCTATCAAAATGACCCTGGACGTCTTGATCCGACATTAGCAGTCCAATTGTACGGTCGGGACATGAATGTCTCGGTATCGCGATTAGAGACGTATTATCGTAATCAGTTTGAATACTTTTTGAAGTATGGTTTGCTTTTACAGCCGCGACCTGAATTTGAGTTATCGCCAGCCGATACTGGTAGTCTTTTCCATGCGGTGCTGGATCAATATCTGACTCAGTTGCGCGACGCCGGCCAGACATTGGCCGATGTCACCGCGGCAGATGTAGCGGCGGCGGTCCCGCCATTAGTCGCGGCTATCACGAAGCGCCCGGGTTATGAAATTCTTGGCAGTACCCATCGGATGGCTTATTTGACGAGTCGCTTAAGTCGGTTATTGATTCAAGTGCTGACGAACATGCGCCAGCAGCAACGCCGGACCGGGTTCCGTCCGATGCGCACTGAGTTGCAGTTTGGCCGAATTGGGGATACCAGGGGCTTACCTGGCTTGTCTTGGCCGCTGCCGCATGGTGGTCGCGTTAATGTACGCGGCAAAATTGACCGACTAGATGTCTATCGAGAATCAGATGCGCAGCGATTTATGGTTGTTGATTACAAGAGCACGCAACATCGGTTCGATGACAGTGACGCGTACTATGGCATTGCCTTACAGATGTTGACGTATGTTGAAGCAATGGCAAATGTCCCAGCTGATCCGCCATTTGTGCCAGCCGGAGCACTGTATTTTCACTTACAAGATCCTAAGTTCAAATTCAGTACCGATCTTGACCTCGATATTGATCGACTAAAAGCTTTTAAATATCTAGGTTTCTTGGTAGCTAAAGATGGGGCAGACTTGGCGGCGGTAGACAAAACCATTTCAGCAGAAACCGGTGGACGCAGCATGATGGTGCCACTTGGTTTTAAAAAAGACGGTGCCTTCAATTATAATCAGTCAAACATTCTGACACCAGAAGATCTAAGTGCCTATCTTTTGCACAATCAGGCATTGATTATTGATGCTGCCAGTCGGATTTTAGCCGGGGATATCGCTTTGGCGCCGTTTCAATATGGACAGGAATCCACCGTTATCAGCAACAGCGATTATCAAAGTATTATGCTGTTCGATCCGGCAACCGGGTTTGATCATTACAATCATGTGCCAAAGTTGAAACGCAAAGAGGTGCTTGGCCGCGTCACAACTGATCCCACACAAATTCCGCATCATCGTCAGGAGGATTCGCAAGCATGA